The Lutibacter sp. Hel_I_33_5 genome has a window encoding:
- a CDS encoding VCBS repeat-containing protein has product MKVLKFISFLIIPLLIFSCQKKKLLFDHVSYKESGITFSNKIIESQDYHYYKYIYSYNGGGLATADFNNDGLVDVLFTSNQFENKLYINKGELKFEDITYQTGFKKNNGFTSGVSVVDINNDGLLDIYISKAGKYNDERLTNELYINNGDLTFTEKAKEYGIDDSNRSTNASFFDYDKDGDLDLFVLNTPIITGRSQGIENLDSIAEDPKTIALKGHDKLYKNNNGKFTDVSKEAGIQIDKAFGLNAQISDLDNNGYLDIYVNNDFDMPDFVYLNNGDGTFTESRNKILKHMSFYSMGSDIGDIDNDGLMDIITLDMSPEDYIRSKTTMAMSSVEKFDKMVKMNYHHQYMHNMLHVNNGNGTFSDISQMAGVSNTDWSWSTLFADFDLDGFNDIYITNGIYRDVLDQDKTNEIRKVIRSKKRKPTQKDLLEYSQMFPQQKLKNYFFKNSGDRTFTNQSENWTNQNPTFSNGAAYADLDNDGDLDIIVNNINEKATVLKNNAIENNIGNYIQFKFKGSKENQFGTGVKVELFLNDNQILTRELITNRGYLSSISNKLHFGLGKTSTIPKVKIIWSDGKEQKLTNIESNQLVTINYSNASEINHKIKDNKDDLFSKQTFNYAHKDSVFNDFNRQILLPHKLSQTGPAVAVADINNDGIDDLYLGGSFGFEGQLLIGNNNGEYNNIIVNDFIEDKYHEDISATFFDSDNDGDLDLYVVSGSYEYSENHPLLNDRLYINTNGNFKKSIDLLPEINSAGSIVKASDYDNDGDIDLFIGSRVIPGLYPYSPISYLLNNEKGKFTIVTKNIAPELEKIGMVTDAVWNDIDNDNDVDLIVTGEWMGIEVFENANGKLKKSKKNSELSNQKGWWNKIVITDINNDGTKDIIAGNLGLNYKFHATKDKPFHVYTSDFDRNGAADILLAKYYKNKQVLVRGKQCTTQQIPGLEKIIPTYTDFANKDVKGVIGNNLESALHLQANEFRSGIFYQDKNGDFSFNSFENKVQQSPVNSILYNDFDGDGINDLLLAGNNYQSEIETTRADAGIGSLLKGNTKGEFTFIDNKSHGFFEDKDVRDMKIVKTNNGEIIIIANNNDKYTTYKYNTPK; this is encoded by the coding sequence ATGAAAGTTTTAAAATTTATATCATTTTTAATAATTCCTTTACTAATTTTCTCTTGTCAAAAGAAAAAATTATTATTTGATCACGTATCATACAAAGAAAGTGGCATTACTTTTTCTAACAAAATTATAGAGTCACAAGATTACCATTATTATAAATATATTTATTCTTATAATGGTGGAGGTTTAGCAACTGCAGATTTCAATAACGATGGCTTAGTTGATGTCCTTTTTACTTCAAATCAATTTGAAAACAAACTTTACATAAATAAAGGTGAATTAAAATTTGAAGATATAACATATCAAACTGGATTTAAAAAAAATAATGGTTTTACATCGGGGGTTTCTGTTGTAGATATTAATAATGATGGTTTGCTAGATATTTATATTTCAAAAGCAGGTAAATATAATGACGAAAGGCTAACAAATGAATTATATATAAACAACGGGGATTTAACATTTACTGAAAAAGCAAAAGAATATGGTATAGATGATTCAAATAGATCTACCAATGCCAGTTTTTTTGATTATGATAAAGATGGTGATTTAGATTTATTTGTTCTTAATACTCCAATAATTACAGGAAGAAGTCAAGGAATTGAAAACTTAGATTCTATAGCAGAAGACCCAAAAACTATAGCTTTAAAAGGACATGATAAATTGTACAAAAATAATAATGGAAAATTTACTGATGTATCTAAAGAAGCTGGAATACAAATTGACAAAGCATTTGGGTTAAATGCTCAAATAAGTGATTTAGACAATAATGGGTATCTAGATATTTATGTAAATAATGATTTTGATATGCCAGATTTTGTATATCTAAATAATGGTGACGGTACGTTTACAGAAAGTAGAAATAAGATTTTAAAACACATGTCTTTCTATAGTATGGGTAGTGATATTGGAGATATTGATAATGATGGTTTAATGGATATTATTACATTAGACATGAGTCCAGAAGACTATATCCGTTCAAAAACAACCATGGCTATGAGTTCTGTTGAAAAATTTGACAAAATGGTTAAAATGAATTATCATCATCAATACATGCATAATATGTTACATGTAAATAATGGTAATGGAACTTTCAGCGATATATCACAGATGGCAGGGGTTTCAAATACGGATTGGAGTTGGTCTACCCTGTTTGCAGATTTTGATTTAGACGGGTTTAATGATATTTATATAACTAATGGAATTTATAGAGATGTTTTAGATCAAGATAAAACAAATGAAATCAGAAAAGTTATTAGATCTAAAAAAAGGAAACCAACTCAAAAAGATTTATTGGAATATTCTCAAATGTTTCCTCAGCAAAAACTGAAAAACTATTTTTTTAAAAATTCAGGAGATAGAACGTTTACAAATCAATCTGAAAATTGGACAAATCAAAACCCAACATTTTCAAATGGAGCGGCTTATGCAGATTTAGATAATGATGGAGACCTAGATATTATTGTAAATAATATTAATGAAAAAGCTACAGTTTTAAAAAATAATGCGATTGAAAATAATATTGGGAACTACATTCAATTTAAATTTAAAGGGTCAAAAGAAAATCAATTTGGTACTGGAGTAAAAGTTGAATTGTTTTTAAATGATAATCAAATATTAACAAGAGAGTTAATTACAAATAGAGGCTACCTCTCCTCTATTTCAAACAAACTACATTTTGGACTTGGAAAAACTTCAACAATACCTAAAGTGAAAATTATTTGGTCAGATGGAAAAGAACAAAAACTAACAAACATAGAATCTAATCAATTAGTAACAATTAACTATTCAAATGCTTCTGAAATTAATCATAAGATAAAGGATAATAAAGATGATCTTTTCAGCAAACAAACTTTTAATTATGCTCATAAAGATTCGGTTTTTAATGATTTTAATAGACAAATATTATTACCTCATAAATTATCTCAAACTGGTCCAGCAGTAGCAGTTGCAGATATAAATAATGATGGTATTGATGATTTATACCTTGGAGGTTCATTTGGTTTTGAAGGACAATTACTAATAGGGAATAATAATGGCGAATATAATAATATTATAGTTAATGATTTTATAGAAGATAAATATCATGAAGACATTTCTGCTACATTTTTTGATTCGGATAACGATGGAGATTTAGATTTATATGTGGTAAGTGGTAGCTATGAATATTCAGAAAATCACCCATTACTAAATGATCGATTATATATAAACACAAATGGAAACTTTAAAAAATCAATAGATTTATTACCAGAAATTAATTCAGCAGGTTCGATAGTAAAAGCTTCTGATTATGACAATGATGGAGATATAGATTTATTTATAGGCAGTAGAGTAATTCCTGGATTATATCCTTACTCACCTATTAGTTATCTTTTAAATAATGAGAAAGGTAAATTCACAATTGTAACGAAAAATATAGCTCCAGAACTTGAAAAAATAGGCATGGTAACAGATGCTGTGTGGAATGATATTGATAATGATAATGATGTTGATTTAATTGTTACTGGTGAATGGATGGGAATTGAAGTATTTGAAAACGCAAATGGAAAACTTAAAAAATCAAAAAAAAATTCAGAACTATCTAATCAAAAAGGTTGGTGGAATAAAATTGTAATTACTGACATCAATAATGATGGAACAAAAGATATTATAGCTGGGAATTTAGGCCTGAATTATAAATTTCATGCAACTAAAGATAAGCCTTTTCATGTGTACACTTCAGATTTTGATAGAAATGGTGCAGCTGATATTTTACTAGCAAAATATTATAAAAACAAACAAGTACTGGTAAGAGGAAAACAATGTACTACTCAACAAATTCCTGGTTTAGAAAAAATCATTCCTACTTATACAGATTTTGCAAATAAAGATGTTAAAGGTGTTATAGGCAATAATTTAGAAAGTGCATTACACCTTCAAGCTAATGAATTTCGATCAGGTATATTTTATCAAGATAAAAATGGTGATTTTAGTTTTAATTCTTTTGAAAACAAAGTCCAACAATCTCCAGTAAATAGTATTTTATATAACGATTTTGATGGTGATGGAATTAATGACTTATTATTAGCTGGAAACAACTATCAATCTGAAATTGAAACAACTAGAGCCGATGCAGGAATTGGTTCATTATTAAAAGGAAACACTAAAGGGGAATTTACTTTTATTGATAATAAATCTCATGGATTCTTTGAAGATAAGGATGTGAGAGATATGAAAATTGTCAAAACAAACAATGGTGAAATTATTATAATAGCAAATAATAATGATAAGTATACTACCTACAAATACAACACACCAAAATAA
- a CDS encoding TRAP transporter small permease, protein MELRKKIDKILGAALAIIMGAMVINVLWQVFTRFVTSSPSSFTDELARYLMIWVGVLGAAYISGRRMHVAIDLLPAKLNKEGQIRLKKIASIIIIAFCFFALVVGGFRLVYITYTLGQSSPALQIPLAFVYLVIPISGILIIYYKVSDILNKQF, encoded by the coding sequence ATGGAGTTAAGAAAAAAAATAGATAAAATTCTAGGAGCTGCACTTGCAATTATAATGGGTGCAATGGTAATCAATGTATTATGGCAAGTATTTACCCGTTTTGTAACAAGCTCTCCAAGTTCTTTTACAGATGAATTGGCAAGATATTTAATGATTTGGGTAGGTGTTTTAGGAGCAGCATATATTTCTGGAAGAAGAATGCATGTAGCTATTGATTTATTACCAGCAAAATTGAATAAAGAAGGACAAATAAGACTTAAAAAAATAGCGAGTATTATCATTATCGCTTTTTGTTTTTTCGCATTGGTTGTTGGAGGTTTTAGATTAGTATATATAACCTATACTCTTGGACAATCTTCACCAGCATTACAAATACCTTTGGCATTTGTTTACTTAGTAATTCCAATTAGTGGAATTTTAATTATTTATTACAAAGTTTCTGACATTTTAAACAAACAATTCTAA
- a CDS encoding TRAP transporter substrate-binding protein, whose amino-acid sequence MRKIFILPILALLILSSCNSVQKQKTIKLAHGLDISHPVHKAMVFMGQELERNSNGTMKLEIYPSQQLGSERQCLELLQIGSLGMTKVSAAVMENFSPNMKVLGLPFIFKGKEHSFRVLDGPIGQELLDGGTKYWLKGLGYYDAGSRSFYTKEKPVNNPDDLKGLKIRVMESVTAMNMVSNLGGSPTPISFGELYTSLQQGVVDGAENNPPSFYLSRHYEVCKYYALDEHTTIPDVLIMSTHLWDSLTEEQQGWVTKASNASVKRQRELWSASEKEALEAVQKAGVTVVRPDKSAFQEKVLSMYDSYKDDKEIYSLINRIQETN is encoded by the coding sequence ATGAGAAAAATTTTCATCTTACCCATACTTGCTCTATTGATATTGAGTTCTTGTAACTCGGTTCAAAAGCAAAAAACTATAAAACTGGCTCATGGGTTAGATATTAGTCATCCTGTTCATAAAGCAATGGTTTTTATGGGACAAGAATTAGAAAGAAATTCTAACGGAACAATGAAGTTGGAAATTTATCCGAGTCAACAATTAGGTTCAGAACGTCAATGTTTAGAGTTATTACAAATTGGAAGCCTAGGTATGACTAAAGTTTCTGCTGCAGTAATGGAAAATTTTTCACCTAATATGAAAGTGTTAGGATTACCTTTTATCTTTAAAGGAAAAGAACATTCTTTTAGAGTTTTAGATGGTCCAATTGGCCAAGAATTATTAGATGGTGGAACAAAATATTGGTTAAAAGGTTTAGGATATTATGATGCAGGTAGTAGAAGTTTTTATACGAAAGAAAAACCAGTAAATAACCCTGATGATCTAAAAGGATTAAAAATTAGAGTGATGGAAAGTGTTACAGCCATGAATATGGTAAGTAATTTAGGTGGATCCCCTACTCCAATTTCTTTTGGTGAATTATATACATCATTACAACAAGGTGTCGTAGATGGAGCAGAAAATAATCCACCAAGTTTTTATTTATCTAGACACTATGAAGTATGTAAATACTATGCGTTAGATGAACATACTACAATTCCAGATGTATTAATTATGAGTACACATTTATGGGATAGTTTAACAGAGGAGCAACAAGGCTGGGTTACAAAAGCTTCAAATGCTTCTGTAAAACGTCAAAGAGAATTGTGGTCTGCATCCGAAAAAGAAGCTTTAGAAGCTGTTCAAAAAGCAGGTGTTACTGTAGTAAGACCAGATAAATCTGCATTTCAAGAAAAAGTATTATCAATGTATGATTCATATAAAGATGATAAAGAAATATATAGTTTGATTAACCGAATTCAGGAAACAAATTAA
- a CDS encoding alpha-L-fucosidase, translated as MNKLKRNFQLIFLVITSLFIFSCKTDESKKDSKKIEKVLNENSSHQESKEEFYTRMQWWKDAKYGMFIHWGLYSVLAGEYKGEITPKIAEWIQNTLKIPLSEYKKLVKEFNPQKFDVDAWVAVAKAAGMKYIVLTSKHHDGFALFDSKVSNYDIMSTPFKKDIVKQLKDACHKGGLKFGLYYSHMIDWEHPHAYVGKGRLNQRMNTLDYSPDNMNREIYLKEKSIPQLKEILTNYGKIDIIWFDMGGGLSSDEIKHFAKTARELQPEIIISSRIGEYGVPTKLDKKIVYDFYTPSDNYFTGDNLPTPWEMCGTTNTSWGFRNDDTEWRKPKLILNSLIASASRNGNYLLNVGPKANGELPKEPIKNLKIVGSWLKSNGEAIYGSHGSSFPWNYDWGYITEKSKKIYLNIFNWPENNSIELNGLLTEIQSITLLNSEEKLNYKQEGRFLTIDISKIKNNDLATVIVLNHKNKKLKVDTEISQSLNKKIRLDRICSTYNEEKQVSTWRFNIHAPGKFKVEVISNEKARHSNPKWIGSEQKGVIKIADKIIPLELKRDQEEINKSLFFYKKITSNAGEIIINKKGKYSLNLEGFNINAGKWKKGLGLDYILLSPI; from the coding sequence ATGAATAAACTTAAAAGAAATTTTCAACTCATTTTTTTAGTTATTACTAGCTTATTTATTTTTTCATGTAAAACAGATGAATCAAAAAAGGATTCTAAAAAGATAGAAAAAGTGTTGAATGAGAATTCATCTCACCAAGAAAGTAAAGAAGAATTTTATACAAGAATGCAATGGTGGAAAGACGCTAAATACGGTATGTTTATTCACTGGGGATTATATTCTGTTTTAGCAGGCGAATATAAAGGAGAGATTACGCCAAAAATTGCTGAATGGATTCAGAATACGTTAAAAATCCCACTATCAGAATATAAAAAATTAGTTAAAGAATTTAATCCACAAAAATTTGATGTAGATGCTTGGGTAGCTGTTGCTAAAGCAGCAGGTATGAAATACATTGTACTCACTTCAAAACATCATGATGGGTTTGCTTTATTTGACTCAAAAGTATCCAATTATGATATTATGAGTACGCCCTTTAAAAAAGACATTGTCAAGCAATTAAAAGATGCATGTCATAAAGGAGGTTTAAAATTCGGACTTTATTATTCTCATATGATCGATTGGGAGCATCCTCATGCGTATGTTGGAAAAGGTAGATTAAATCAGCGAATGAACACCTTAGATTATAGTCCAGATAACATGAATAGAGAAATCTATTTAAAAGAAAAATCAATTCCACAATTAAAAGAAATTTTAACTAATTATGGTAAAATCGATATTATTTGGTTTGATATGGGTGGTGGCTTATCTTCAGATGAAATTAAACATTTTGCTAAAACAGCAAGAGAATTACAACCTGAAATAATAATTAGCTCAAGAATTGGAGAATATGGAGTTCCAACAAAACTTGATAAAAAGATTGTATATGATTTTTATACTCCTTCTGATAATTACTTTACTGGTGATAATTTGCCAACTCCTTGGGAAATGTGCGGAACAACAAATACGTCTTGGGGATTTAGAAATGATGATACAGAATGGAGAAAACCTAAATTAATTTTAAATTCATTAATTGCAAGCGCAAGTAGAAATGGTAATTACCTTTTAAATGTTGGTCCCAAGGCTAATGGTGAACTCCCAAAAGAACCTATAAAAAATTTAAAAATTGTTGGGAGTTGGTTAAAATCAAATGGTGAAGCTATTTACGGTTCACATGGTTCATCTTTTCCTTGGAATTATGATTGGGGTTATATTACAGAGAAATCCAAAAAAATATATTTAAATATATTCAATTGGCCAGAAAATAATAGTATTGAATTAAATGGATTACTAACAGAGATTCAATCCATCACTCTTTTAAATAGTGAAGAAAAATTAAATTATAAACAAGAAGGCAGATTTCTTACTATTGATATTAGTAAAATTAAGAATAATGATTTAGCTACAGTAATTGTATTAAATCATAAAAACAAAAAGTTAAAAGTAGATACTGAAATATCACAATCTTTAAATAAAAAAATCAGATTAGATAGAATTTGTTCAACATATAATGAAGAAAAACAAGTGTCAACTTGGAGATTTAATATTCATGCCCCTGGAAAATTTAAAGTTGAAGTAATTAGCAATGAAAAAGCAAGACATTCAAATCCAAAATGGATTGGTTCAGAACAAAAAGGAGTAATTAAAATTGCTGATAAAATTATTCCTTTAGAATTAAAAAGAGATCAAGAGGAAATTAATAAATCATTGTTTTTCTATAAAAAAATAACAAGCAATGCAGGAGAAATAATTATTAATAAAAAAGGTAAATACAGCTTGAATTTAGAAGGGTTTAACATCAATGCAGGGAAATGGAAAAAAGGCCTAGGTTTAGATTATATTTTGTTGTCCCCTATTTAA
- a CDS encoding sugar phosphate nucleotidyltransferase, with protein MQKNKPTLVILAAGMGSRYGGLKQMDVFTPEGDTIIDFSLFDALEAGFGKFVFIIRKNFETEFKLAFDKKLKNKAEVVYVFQEVENIPVKYSNQNRIKPWGTGHALLMAKEVVSENFAVINADDFYGKEAFIEMAKSLINTDKNSYDFKMMAYLLKNTVSDFGYVSRGECKVNGENHLTEITERIHIEKIDNLIQFKDEIGEISIIDKNTIVSMNFWGFSPKIFDYTSKLFEQFLEENHNDLKSEFYIPLIISEFITSNKATVEVLKSDAKWFGVTYKEDKEVVQKAIQELKRKNVYPKHLWN; from the coding sequence ATGCAGAAAAATAAACCTACACTTGTCATACTTGCAGCAGGAATGGGTAGTAGATACGGAGGATTAAAACAAATGGATGTTTTTACTCCAGAAGGTGATACTATTATTGACTTTTCTTTGTTTGATGCATTAGAAGCTGGTTTTGGAAAATTTGTATTTATTATCAGAAAGAACTTCGAAACTGAATTTAAATTAGCGTTCGATAAAAAATTAAAAAATAAAGCTGAAGTAGTTTACGTTTTTCAGGAAGTAGAAAACATCCCTGTTAAATATTCTAATCAAAATCGTATTAAACCTTGGGGAACTGGTCATGCACTTTTAATGGCTAAAGAAGTAGTTTCAGAAAACTTCGCAGTTATAAACGCAGATGATTTTTATGGGAAAGAAGCTTTTATAGAAATGGCTAAGTCTCTTATAAATACAGATAAAAATTCATATGATTTTAAAATGATGGCGTATTTATTAAAAAATACGGTTTCAGATTTTGGATATGTTTCGAGAGGAGAATGTAAGGTGAATGGAGAAAATCACTTAACTGAAATTACTGAAAGAATTCATATTGAAAAAATTGACAATCTAATTCAATTTAAAGATGAAATTGGAGAAATATCAATCATAGATAAAAACACAATTGTTTCTATGAATTTTTGGGGGTTTTCTCCAAAAATATTTGACTATACAAGTAAATTATTTGAGCAATTTTTAGAAGAAAATCACAATGATTTAAAATCTGAATTTTATATTCCTTTAATTATCTCAGAATTTATTACCTCTAACAAGGCAACTGTTGAAGTTTTAAAATCAGATGCAAAATGGTTTGGCGTAACTTATAAAGAAGATAAAGAAGTTGTTCAAAAAGCAATTCAAGAGTTAAAAAGGAAAAATGTCTATCCTAAACATCTTTGGAATTAA
- a CDS encoding TRAP transporter large permease, with product MEYLPVIILIVSFLGLLLIGVPVAWSIAISSLLTMMVSIPTIPALTTVSQRIGTGLDSFALLAIPFFVLSGQLMNKGGIAHRLIDFAKTLVGSLPGGLALINVIAAMLMGAIAGSAMASASAMGSILGPEMEKEGYSKEFGAAVNITSSTTGLIIPPSNVLIVYSLASGGVSIAALFLAGYIPGIITGLLLMIVASFWAKKKGYKVGKRSTLKEVARTFVRAFPSLMLLVVVIGGIVAGIFTATEASAIAVLYTLLLGFYYKEIKTKDIPEILLESCGTTAIVMLLIGASMSMSWVMSYENIPQNISNLLLGVSDNPIIILLIINLILLFVGIFMDMTPAVLIFTPIFLPIITKLGMDPVQFGIMMVLNLCVGLCTPPVGSVLFVGVGVAGTTIEKVVKPLLPLFLAMIVSLLLVAYIPQLSLWLPSLFGL from the coding sequence ATGGAATATTTACCAGTAATTATATTAATAGTTAGTTTTTTAGGTTTATTATTAATTGGTGTTCCTGTAGCTTGGAGTATTGCAATTTCATCATTATTAACAATGATGGTTAGCATACCAACCATACCAGCCTTAACAACAGTTTCACAACGAATAGGAACAGGTTTAGATAGTTTTGCTTTATTGGCCATACCATTTTTTGTCCTCTCAGGTCAACTCATGAACAAAGGTGGAATTGCCCATCGATTAATTGATTTTGCAAAAACTTTAGTAGGTTCACTTCCAGGTGGATTGGCATTAATTAATGTTATTGCAGCTATGTTAATGGGAGCAATTGCAGGTTCAGCAATGGCATCTGCTTCTGCAATGGGTAGTATCTTAGGACCTGAAATGGAAAAAGAAGGGTATTCAAAAGAATTTGGAGCTGCAGTAAATATTACATCATCTACTACAGGATTAATAATCCCTCCAAGTAATGTATTAATTGTATATTCTTTAGCAAGTGGTGGTGTATCTATTGCTGCTTTATTTTTAGCTGGATATATTCCTGGAATCATAACTGGATTACTTTTAATGATAGTCGCGTCTTTCTGGGCAAAGAAAAAAGGCTATAAAGTTGGTAAGAGAAGTACATTAAAAGAAGTTGCTAGAACATTTGTAAGAGCATTTCCAAGTTTAATGTTGTTAGTGGTTGTAATTGGTGGAATTGTTGCAGGTATTTTTACTGCTACAGAAGCTTCTGCAATTGCTGTTTTATATACACTACTTTTAGGGTTCTATTATAAAGAAATTAAAACAAAAGACATTCCAGAAATTCTATTAGAATCTTGTGGAACAACTGCTATAGTTATGCTATTAATTGGTGCTTCTATGAGTATGTCTTGGGTGATGTCTTATGAAAATATTCCTCAAAATATTAGTAATTTATTATTAGGTGTAAGTGATAATCCAATTATCATTTTATTAATAATAAACTTGATATTATTATTTGTTGGAATCTTTATGGATATGACGCCTGCTGTTTTAATATTCACACCAATATTTTTACCAATTATCACTAAATTAGGAATGGATCCAGTTCAATTTGGAATCATGATGGTATTAAATCTTTGTGTAGGTTTATGTACACCACCCGTTGGTTCCGTCCTCTTTGTTGGAGTTGGAGTAGCAGGAACAACTATAGAAAAAGTCGTCAAACCGTTATTACCTCTTTTCCTGGCAATGATTGTTTCACTTTTATTAGTGGCTTATATTCCTCAATTAAGCTTATGGTTACCGAGCTTATTTGGATTATAA